One Ficedula albicollis isolate OC2 chromosome Z, FicAlb1.5, whole genome shotgun sequence DNA window includes the following coding sequences:
- the S100Z gene encoding protein S100-Z, which yields MTTPLEDAMDTLIRIFYHYSGKEGDRNKLSKGELKELLTSELTDFLSGQKDPLLVDKIMNDLDSNKDNEVDFNEFVILVAALTVACNDFFEEQLKKEDF from the exons ATGACCACTCCACTGGAAGATGCAATGGACACCTTGATCAGGATTTTCTATCACTACTCTGGCAAAGAAGGAGACAGAAACAAGCTCAGTAAAGGAGAACTCAAGGAGCTTCTCACCAGTGAGCTCACTGACTTCCTTTCA GGCCAAAAGGACCCCCTCCTGGTTGATAAAATTATGAATGACCTGGACTCCAATAAGGACAATGAAGTGGATTTTAATGAATTTGTCATTCTGGTTGCTGCTTTGACTGTGGCGTGTAATGATTTCTTTGAAGAACAGTTAAAGAAAGaggacttttaa